Proteins encoded within one genomic window of Pedobacter africanus:
- a CDS encoding ROK family transcriptional regulator, translating to MGKTFFEELNSENVTGVAYKNVSLKKNVLSYFAHVGNATIADLCKELNLSAPKVTALLSDLIQDGLIKDYGKVESTGGRKPNLYGLVPDSAFFIGVDIKQNHINIGLSDLQKNLIKVSEKLTYKLDNNKESLEALCTLINDFVGELTVPKEKILGLGINLSGRINYATGYSYSFFYFNEEPLSKIIESKTGIRVFLENDSKAMAYGEFSAGVVGTEKNVLFLNLDHGIGLGILVNGQLYYGKSGYAGEFGHIPLFDNEIICHCGKKGCLETEASGWALIRMFKERLQEGSSSILTQSHSNLAELEMDDIIAAANNDDVLAIELIARIGENLGRGIALLINLFNPELVILGGSLAATEEYIRLPIKSAINKYSLSLVNQDTILKMSKLGERSGIIGACLLVRNRLLSLN from the coding sequence ATGGGAAAAACTTTTTTTGAAGAACTAAACAGTGAAAACGTAACAGGGGTTGCCTATAAAAATGTAAGCCTCAAAAAAAACGTGCTCAGTTATTTTGCCCATGTGGGCAATGCCACCATTGCCGATCTTTGCAAAGAACTGAACCTTAGTGCGCCAAAAGTAACTGCCCTTCTAAGCGACCTGATACAGGACGGCCTGATCAAAGATTACGGTAAAGTGGAGTCTACCGGGGGCCGTAAGCCCAATTTATATGGGCTGGTACCCGATTCTGCCTTTTTTATAGGTGTAGACATCAAGCAAAACCACATCAACATCGGCCTGTCAGACCTCCAGAAAAACCTGATCAAGGTATCGGAAAAACTAACCTATAAATTAGACAACAACAAAGAATCACTGGAAGCCTTATGCACACTGATCAACGATTTTGTGGGCGAGCTAACCGTTCCAAAAGAAAAAATACTGGGCCTGGGCATCAACCTGTCGGGCCGCATCAATTATGCAACCGGTTACAGCTACAGCTTCTTTTATTTTAATGAAGAGCCCCTCAGCAAGATCATCGAATCAAAAACAGGCATCCGGGTGTTCCTTGAAAACGACTCCAAAGCCATGGCCTACGGAGAATTCTCGGCCGGAGTAGTGGGTACAGAGAAGAATGTGCTGTTCCTGAACCTGGACCACGGCATAGGCCTGGGCATATTGGTAAACGGGCAACTTTATTACGGCAAATCCGGCTATGCCGGTGAGTTTGGCCATATTCCATTGTTCGACAATGAGATCATCTGTCATTGCGGTAAAAAGGGCTGCCTGGAAACCGAGGCTTCGGGCTGGGCACTCATCCGAATGTTTAAAGAGCGCCTGCAGGAAGGCTCATCCTCCATCCTAACCCAAAGCCATAGCAATTTGGCCGAACTGGAAATGGACGATATCATTGCTGCCGCCAACAACGATGATGTACTGGCCATTGAGCTCATTGCCAGGATCGGTGAAAACTTAGGCCGTGGCATTGCACTGCTAATTAACCTGTTTAACCCAGAGCTGGTTATTTTAGGGGGCAGCCTTGCCGCCACAGAAGAGTACATCAGGTTACCTATAAAGAGCGCCATCAACAAATATTCTTTAAGCCTGGTAAATCAGGACACCATTCTAAAAATGTCTAAACTGGGCGAGCGCTCCGGCATCATTGGCGCCTGTTTACTGGTGCGGAACCGCTTATTGTCTTTAAATTAA
- a CDS encoding C40 family peptidase, producing the protein MGAVKICIVLVCLVAAGGNWGFGCGVVEGGERIVKLKTEDYERIIRIAAKEIGVVEGARQNDGKRIREYLGYCYIKSHAAWCAAYLSFCFGQAGYKQPRTAWSPSLFPASRLVKEPKPGVVYGIYFASLKRIAHCGLVEFVKNDLVYGLEGNTNLAGSREGDGVFRKIRHKRTIYRYADWLD; encoded by the coding sequence ATGGGAGCAGTTAAAATTTGTATTGTGCTTGTTTGCCTTGTTGCTGCTGGCGGCAATTGGGGCTTTGGTTGCGGTGTTGTAGAAGGAGGAGAGAGAATTGTAAAACTTAAAACAGAAGATTATGAAAGAATTATCAGAATTGCCGCCAAAGAAATCGGCGTGGTGGAAGGAGCTCGTCAAAACGATGGTAAAAGAATTAGGGAGTATCTTGGTTACTGTTATATTAAATCGCATGCAGCGTGGTGCGCGGCGTACCTGAGTTTTTGTTTTGGGCAGGCTGGGTACAAGCAACCCCGAACGGCCTGGAGCCCTTCTTTGTTCCCGGCCTCCAGGCTGGTAAAGGAGCCTAAGCCGGGAGTTGTTTACGGGATTTATTTTGCCAGCCTTAAGCGTATTGCTCATTGTGGTTTGGTTGAATTTGTAAAAAACGACCTGGTTTACGGCCTGGAGGGGAACACCAATTTAGCCGGATCTAGAGAGGGCGATGGTGTTTTTCGAAAAATAAGACATAAGCGTACGATATATAGGTATGCCGATTGGCTTGACTAA
- a CDS encoding DUF6266 family protein has protein sequence MGKLTGGIDYDMIGLLGNHVGRRTKGENIIAMRPAKSNKPPTQAQLNQRLKFALMAGWLRRLAAVINVGFQEYDAEMSPRNAALSWNLKNAIAGASPNYTIDYANVVYSKGLLDLPQAPQIAPAAGAKLDYSWGAVSGDTNGLATDKVTFAVYNPAKNKFVTLKGGAVRSALAYSLQLPPDWSGDGVEAYLSMVSADGKLVSDSYYVGPFTVL, from the coding sequence ATGGGAAAATTAACAGGAGGGATCGATTACGACATGATCGGTCTGTTAGGTAACCACGTTGGTCGCCGTACTAAGGGTGAGAACATCATTGCCATGCGCCCGGCAAAATCAAACAAACCGCCTACACAGGCACAACTAAACCAGCGACTGAAGTTTGCGCTGATGGCCGGCTGGCTAAGGCGGCTTGCAGCGGTAATTAATGTAGGCTTTCAGGAGTACGATGCAGAGATGTCGCCCCGTAATGCGGCACTTTCCTGGAACCTGAAAAATGCCATTGCAGGGGCAAGCCCCAACTACACTATTGATTATGCAAATGTGGTGTACAGCAAAGGGCTGCTGGATTTGCCGCAGGCCCCGCAGATTGCCCCTGCTGCTGGCGCCAAACTGGATTACAGCTGGGGAGCAGTAAGCGGCGATACCAATGGTTTGGCCACAGACAAAGTAACCTTTGCAGTGTATAATCCCGCTAAAAACAAGTTTGTGACGCTGAAAGGCGGAGCGGTTAGATCTGCACTGGCTTACAGCCTGCAGCTGCCACCGGATTGGAGTGGTGACGGGGTAGAGGCTTATCTGTCGATGGTATCGGCTGATGGTAAGCTGGTGAGCGACTCTTATTATGTAGGGCCGTTTACTGTGTTGTAA